One Flavobacterium cerinum genomic window, CAGAATGTGTAGTAATTCTTTGTCATAAGCCGTATACTCACTTTCCGGTTTTACCGGATAGGTAGGTTGCAATTGTTTGGCTTGCTTAATCTGCATAAACTTGTCGAAATGGTCGTCTTCCATAAACTTATCATCAGCAGTGTTTTGGAATGCATCCTTAATCTGTACTTGTTGGCTGGCGCCTTCTCCCTGATCGGTAATAAGGTTGATCAGCATTTTAACCTGATAAAAACCATCGGATCCGTTTTCCGAGATATTCATATTTGAAAGGTTACGGTAAAATGCGGAGAAATGATTCACCTGATTAATTCCGCCTTTGATCTGATTTTTAAATTGTCCGGCTCCGTATTCCAGCGCTTTGTAGAAATCGGCGATATTAGCGTATTCTTTTACATTCTCTTTTAGCGACGGTTTTGAAGAAGAATCCCAATCCGGGTACTCAACCAGACACATTGCATTAATACGGGAAATGTCGAGCGGACCAATCTCGGCACTATACGGTTGGTATTCACTTGTCGGATTAGGTACATCCAGATTAAAATCAAGATGCGGAATCGTTTGTCCGGAATATACCGGTGGTGTAATCTTGGGCGAATAGCCATAAGCATTTGCTATATTGGCCGCACTTTGAAGATGTAACATCTCCTGATTAACGATCGTCTGAATCAGTTGGAAGGCATCTGAAGTCCGATCGATAACTGAGTACATGGCCGACATATAGAATGGGATCGTCCATAGCTCAAGATCGGCGGCATATTGCAGATGCTCGTGCAGGTGTTTGATATTCCACGAGGGATTATCGGTTACTGTAGTTTGAGTTTGGGTTTGCATAATGTTTGTTTTTGTTGGTATAGTTAGGATTACCGGAAACGGCCAATGGATATGGCTACGACTTCCAGATTGGATGTTTGCGAGGCATAAGGATCATAGAGGTAGTGCGGTTCTTCCATTCCGCCTTTCCAGGGACCGAAAATAAAGCCTACCGGCACATCAGTGTTATCAGTAAACATATAAAGCTGACCGTAACCAACACCGGAATCCGTATCATTATCACCGGAGCGGGAATCGTTAAAGTGAAGTGAACTTCCGGATGCCGTACTGTCGTATACCGAAATACGATAGGCATTGCTAACCGAACCGGATAAGTTTTCAAACAAACTAAGCGATACCGGTTCCGGAGCTTCTGTAAGTACCATAAAATGCCCGTTGGATTCTCCGTTTTGATAGGCCATACAAACGATATCACCAGCCTGAGCCGTTGAAAAACCGCTTTTTGGAGCACCGTTATAATTTCCGTCATTTTTTTGTTTTTTTATACCGGGAACATAAACGTTTCCGGAAACATAACTCCAACGTCCGGATAATAATACAGGAACAGCTACAGCAAATTCAAAAGCAGAAGGAACCCAACCTAAAGCGGCAAAATGAGCTTGATCGGTATCGACCTGACTTTTAAACAAACAAAAAGCGTTTTGCGCCAGCTCATTATTACCTACTGCAATCAGAACCCGGGAAGCAAAACCTACGCAGTCAATATTGGCATTAAAGCTGGATGTTGCAGGATCATAAGCAGCATTCGGGAATTGGTTTTGTGTAGGCCATACAACCGAAAAGGCATCGGGAGTAGGGATATAGTAGTTTTTGCCGGGATTAATATAATCGGTGCTGACCGTAAAGAGGTTGCCGTTGTAGGCGACCTGCTTACCGGATACATTTACTCCCGGAATGGTTTGATTTTTCTGTTGAACCAGAAAAGGTGTGGCTATTGCTGTAGCAGCATCTAAAATAGTAGTGTAGTATCCCGGTGTATAGCTATCGGGATTGGCAAAAAAATTGATTAAGGCCATTTGTTTGTAGTATATTTAAGGTTATTGATTCAGGACTTATTTCAAAGATATACGGAAGCAATTGCCCGTCGAAACGTAGAAATACCTGTTATATAAAACCGTAGAAATACCCGGAAAATAGTATGAAGATTCGAAGATGGGAAGATCGGAATAAAGAAAGAATAACTTTGATAGCGCGGATTTACTTCGTCAGTTCGGCTAAAGCCTCGGGTGTAATCCGTGTCAATAAAAAAGAGTAATCTATTCTTTTAAAAAGTTGTCGTTTTATTTTTAATAGAGTAAGTAATTATATGAATTTGTTTACTTTAGTTTTGATACGGATTGCAAATCCGTACCGTTGAAATATTATAAAATACAAAAAAGGCTGTCTCTTTTTTGAGACAACCTTTTTTATGTACTGTAACTGTAATAACTTATTTTTTTCCGGGAGCATTAATAACGGCAAAAGTAGGTTGGCAATATCCGGTAATGGTTTTTGTACCAGATGACGTAACACCTTGTGTAATCACATTGTTAAAGACTAGCTTGTAGTTATTGTTACCGTTGTCGGTAATAGTAACAGATCCGGTTGCATTGAATTCTTCTCCTCCAAATCCACCATCAGAATCCATATAAGAAATCAGTGCAGAATTTTCATCAAAACTTAATGTTTGCATAATAGGATAGGTTCCGTTAATAGTTGCTTGTGTAGCGGGATAAGATACTGCAAGCGTTATTGTTTTCATGTCGGATACACTTTCCATCTGGTTAACCATAATGAATGTTCGTACTTTCGCAGTGTTATTTGTTGGTGCAGTCATAAACTGAGTAGTGTTGAATGAAGCACCGGGCTGATTAGCAGCAATAACAAATGGCATATCATTAACCCAAAGCGTATGAGTATCGTCTTGTCTTGCAATAACATCGTCATTGTCGTTACTACATTGTATGTTAGTTAATCCTAAAGTTATAACACTAAGAATAATTAAAACTCTTTTCATAAAATTTGATTTTTGGATTGCAAATATAGAATGTTTATAATTAAGTTGTAAGAATATTAATACTGGATGAGATTATATAACAATTTTGATAAATAATATGATTCTGCCGGAATCCCGATGGAGCGGATTTGTAACCGAACGCATCGGAAATAGTGTAAAAATAAAACCCGATAACGTGTATTATCGGGTTTATATACATATAACTTTAAATTACTTTGTTCGGAATGCAATTTTATATTCCGCTTGAGCAAACGAATAACCGTCAGCCGATTTGGTACCGCGATCGGTAATGTAAAAATCATATTCTGTATTTGGTTTTAATTCGGACGTTTCGACCGTTAGAATGGTTTTACTTTCGTCTAAACCGACAATGTTTTTTAACGGAAAATGTTCTTTGCCGTTTTTAGAGAAGTTAATCGAAACTTTATCGTGCATCGGTTTGGAAAATACAATCTGAATCTTTTTAATGTCGGTGCTTACTTGTTGATTTCCGTTTTCAAATTCCAGAATACTTACGACTTTCGGTTGATTTTCTTTATGAGTTGACCATAATTTTCGAACAGCAACCGCATCGTTAAAATAGTTGGATTGCTCTAAAAATGTCAAAACAGCTGTTTCATTATCAAAATCGAGATCAATAATATCCTTAATTGCCTTTTTCTTGTCTTTCGCGTTTTCGTAGTACTTTTTTGAAATGACATATCCGACAAAATAACCCAAGTCAGGATGTTCATTTATATCACTGTTAAAAAACCAGTTGCTGAAATGCTGACCAAACATTTCTTTTTGGAAAGCCGTTCGTACCGCATCATAATTTTTATAACCGTAATCGATATACTGTGAAACAAATTTCGTGTTTAAAGCCAGTTCGGCAATAAGATCACAGGAACCTTCCTTAATTGCTTTTGATAAGACATTTACTTCTCCGTTTTTTTGAAACGTATGAATAAATTCGTGAACGGTAATTTGTTCCAGTTGTGAGGCATTAATATACCGGAACATTTTCTGAAGATTTTTATTTTCAAATTCAGAAACAACAGTGTTTTTGTCGCCAACGATTTTTTCAATACCCAAAAGCAGATCTTCTTTATTGGTAGTTCCCCCGGATACAAACGTTCCGATGGTATAGTAAATATTCCCTTTTGAATTATTCGGATAAAGCACTTTTAATCTTTCCAAAGCTTTGTTGATGCTTTTAATTTTTTTGGCATCAATTAAAGTGTTAGGACGAATTGAATTCCAGAATTGAGGATATTTTTCAATGGCTTTCAGATAATCCTCTTCGTTAAATTTTTTGATGGACATAAAGGCTGTAAGTCCGTCAGTTTTTTTGTTTAAAAACAACTCTTCCAAAACCTGTTTTTTGTTTTGATCGGTTTGTTGCATCTTGTCGTAAGCCGACCAGAAATTTGTGATGTCGGATGTGTAGATTTTTTGCGCATTGACAGTAGTGCATAATGCCAAAACTGCAATGGCGGATACCATGTGTTTCATTACTGATTGTTTGATTTGATGATTGATCGGCAAATAAACGAAATAAAAAGAATACTGTTTAATAAAGAAGAGCCATATTTCAGAAGGAACGAAGTGTAAAGTACGTTGCTTAAATTATTGTTTTACTTTTATAAAATAGTAAGATAAAGAAAAGGAAAATCAATTTTCAAAAAAGTTGATAGCATTAGCGGAAAGAGACGTAGCTATAAGAGAAAAGCTAAGGAAAGAAAACCGCCTTTCCGTGTCAATAAAGAAAGAGCAAACTATAGCCCTAAAAAGTTGTCATTTTATTTTTAATAGAGTAAGTAATTAAAAGAACTTGTCTACTCTAATTTTGGAACGGATTGCAAATCCGCTCCATCGGGGTAAGTAATTATAAGAAGTAGGTTCCATTAGTTTTGGAACGGATTGCAAATCCGCTTCATCGGGGAAGCTTAAATGATATAGCTATAAAAATGGCTGAGGTACTGAAATCACCTTTTCAGTTTAGGCTTGGTTTTCATAATGGCATAATAAGAAGATGTAAAAGCCGGTAAGCTTTGGTAACCTACTTTAAAAGCAATTTCACTAAGGGTAAATTGTTGGGTATCGATCAACTCAATACTTTTTAAAATCCGGATCAGCTGCATGTATTTTTGGAGTGTAATTCCGGTTTCCTGCTTAAATATACGCTGTAAACTCCGAATCGACATTTTAGCTTTATCCGCAAGAACATCACTATCGAAATGATATTGGTAGTTAGCATTAATATAACTGCAAATCGGAATCAAACGACTATCAGTGGGAACAGGTATTTGTAAACCGCTGCTTTCTTTGCAAAAATGCGGCAGACTATTTTGAATGGCCTGTAAAAAGATTTGCTGTTCCGTATCTTCAGTCAATACCTTATTCCATTTTGACGCATATCGTAACATTTCTTTTAATACAGCGGGAGCCGAAAATACATGAACATTCTGATAAAATTCCAGCTCGGAAACCGATTTAAATAACACCAGCATCAGATTAACCGTTTTTGCTTCGGAAGTGGTGCGATGCTCTTTACCGGTAGGTATCCAGATAACGTGGTTTTGCGGAACCAGATATATCTTTTTCTCAATATGAAAATATTGGTAGCCTTCCTCCACATAGGTCAACTGGTAGCGCTGATGAGAATGATCATATTCATCATGTTGCCAGTTTTCTTCATACCACACATAGGCATCTGTAGCGATAGTGTCAACATATTGCCCCGGACTTTTTTCGGTTAAGCCACATTTTTGCATGTCGTTTTATATATGGTTTTTGACAAATTTAATAAAAACGCCAATATTATTTTTGTTATTGAACTTAATTATCCAAAAAGATGAAAAGAATTTCCGGACTTCTGACAGTCCTTATTGTATTACTAAACCTATCGACAGCAATGGCACAAGATTATACAACCCGAATTTTAGTACTGATTCATTCGGATAATGGCGGTACTTATGAATTGGCGAAAGAAATCGCGAAAGGAATAGAAACCCATAAGGCGGTAAAAGCAGTTATAAAACAAGTAAAAGCGAGTACGAATCCGAAGTTGAAAGCTATTCCGGTAGCGACAGTAGCAGAATTAACATCGTATGACGGGATTGCTTTCGGATCGCCGGTTTATTTTGGTAATATCAGTACGCCGATGAGCGAATTTTTATCAGGAACGGTTAATCTGTGGACAAACCACGCTTTAGAGGGCATGCCGGCAACCGTCTTTATGTCGGCGGGAAGTGGTGCAGGAAATGAATTGGCCGTACAAGCCTTCTGGAATTCTTTAGCTGTACACGGAATGGTATTAGTCTCAAATGGTATACGAGGCTATGAAAATATTGATAAAAACATTCCACAAGGTAATACTGTCTTAGGAACGACCAGTCTGGCATCCCATAAAACAGTTGAAAGACCAAGTGAAGGGGAACGTTATATTGCCAGATTACAGGGCGAACATTTTGCCAAAGTAGTAACAGCATTAAAAGGTACGTTTACTAAAAAAACGTTGGCGGCAACCGAGACTAAAAAGGAAAAAGACATTGAAGCTGTGTTAAAAGAAAAGAATATCATTATTCCGCAGGCGCCTAATCCGGTTGGAAATTATACGGTATTTTCCCGTTCCGGTAATCTGGTTTTTATTAATCAGGTGGCTTTAAAAGAAGGTAAAATCTTCAATCCCGGAAAAGTAGGTGTTACGATAACGGAAGAACAGGCAAAAGAAGCGTCAAAGCAAACGATGCTAAATGTAATGGCCGTTTTAAAAAATGCTGTAGGAGGTGATCTGAATCGGGTTAAAAAATGTGTCCAGTTAACCGGTTATTTTAATACCAAAGAGGATTATACGCGTCACGCCGATTTAATGAATCCGGCTTCGGATCTTGTAGTAGCGATATTGGGCGAAAACGGAAAACATGCCCGCGGTACAATGGGAGTTTTGTCATTACCACTGAATTCAGCTGTGGAAATTCAGGCCATTTTTGAAGTGGAATAACACAATTGAAAGCGTAAAAAATGAAAAAGAATAAAGAAAGATTACCCTGGTTGGGTTTACTTGTAGTGCTATTGATAGCGGGTAATTTACGATCACCGATCACCGCTGTTAGTCCGATACTCGGAGAAATACGGGAAGTGCTGAATCTGAGTAACGTACAGGGAAGTTTGCTGACTTCCATACCCTTAATCGTTTTTGCAGGCTGTTCGATTTTGATCAGCAGAATTGCAGCTAAAACGAATATCAATTATGGCCTGCTGTTTTCTCTTGTGATATTGATCACCGGATTATATTTTAGAGTATCGGGAACTATACCGATGTTATATATCGGTTCTTTTCTTTTAGGATTGGGAATTTGTATCGGAAATGTAACAACACCGGCCTATATCAAAAACGTATTTCCCGAAAAGATCGGTATTGTAACAGGCATTTTTTCTGTAGCGATGAATTTGTTGGCTGCCTTGGCATCCGGTTTTAGTATTCGTATCGGGGAATGGACAAAAATGGGCTGGAAGGGCTCTTTGGGAATATGGATTGTATGGGCATTTTTAGCGCTTATAATTGTAATGGCTGATATTTTTAACGCCAAAGGGAAACCGGTAAAAGCACAGTCGGCAAAAGTTGCGTCTACATTTTCTATATTCCGTTCGAAACAGGCCTGGAGTATCAGTGTTTTTATGGGACTTCAATCATTACTGTATTATTGTCTCGTTGCTTTTCTTCCTACAATATTAATCGAATACGGAATGGATAAAACCAATGCCGGTTGGGTGATTTCGATTATGCAATTAGCGATGTTGCCGGTTATGTTTATCGGACCGGTAATAGCTGCCAAAATGGATGATCAAAAAATATTAATTTATGGTTTGGGTTTGTTGATGTTTACCGGAGTACTGTTATTAGCCGTATTTAAAACCCGATATGTATATATTGCTGCCATGTTGATCGGAATGGCCAGCGGTTTGGCTTTTAGTTTATGTTTGCTGTTTTTCTCCTTAAAAAGTAAAACGACGGAAGGAACATTAAAAATATCCGGGAAAGCGCAATCTGTAGGATATGCCATTGCTGCATGCGGACCACCACTTTTCGGAATGTTTCACGATTGGGACAGCACGTGGCAAACCTCTTTTTATTTTCTGATGGGAATAGTTTTGATCATGACTGTAATAGGAAGATGGGCAGCCCGACCGCGTTATATTGAAGAACATTGATTTTTTATTTCTTCAATTTTGAAATAAATAATAAACCAAATGAGCAAGGTTTATTGGTAATAAAATAATTAATAGTAGTTTTTTTCTTATATATTTAAAAAGGTGGAAACATTTTATAATATATTTGTATGATCTATCATAGTGTAAGTAAAATATATAAATACAGGTATGTTATTTGAGTAACGGTATGGAAAAAAAGAAAGATATCAAATTAGATAGCAATCCTTTAAAGGAAACAGAAAACATTTTTGATCAAATTAAAATAGACTATTTGACTTTAATTCTGGGATTTTCATTAAATCGACCGAAAGCAGCTGTAGTTAAAGATGAAAACTCAAATTTAATTGATTGGTTTTTTGTTGATGAGTATAAAACAGCCAAAATATTTAAAGTGGTATGTGAAAAGCTTATAAAAGAATTAAAACTTACTGATGATGTAGTGCTTAACGAATATGAAGACGGGTATTCCGGCGTTAAATCGACATCTCTGGCGAATTATCTGCGAACAATAAATTTTGACTCTAAAAAAGAAGACTTTAAGCCTGAAAAGTATTTTTCGTTTGAGAAAGAGATGAGTAATGATGAAAAATTTTCTTTCCTTTTAGGAAAATTTATCAGGTTTTATAATGACAGAAAGTTTATCCTAATGGACGGAGCAAAAAACTATGTAACACTTGATTTAATTAATTCCCTTTGCATAGGGAATGATAAAACGGAGGCAAAATTCTATTTAGGAATTTCAAATGTTGTTCATATTACCCTTAATCCGAATGGTGTATTATTGGAATCACTAAAATTCTGGTACAATAAAATAAAAGAATAAAATAGGATAGGCTACTGTTAAACTATTTATCTGTTTTATCAGCAATTAATATTTGAAAAAGATCGGTAAAAAAAACTATCAAATAAGATAATACTACATTTATTATATAAAAGGCGGTTCCAACTCATGGAACCGTCTTTTTTTGTATAACGGCTATTCGATTTTAAAGGTATATAAGGCACCGGATAATCACGATAATAGCAACTCATTCTTACAAAACTTAGAATAGTATTTACTGCAAAGACTGAATCCATTTGACTTATAACAAGTAGGATAGAAGCGTTTCGGGTAATTTTGGTGTGAATAATATAAACGAGAAATTGTATATGAGCCATTCTGTATTTTCTGTGGAAAGTCATCCGGAAACAAGTGTAAAAAAAAGAGAAAACGGTCCTGAAAAAATAAAAAAACAGACCGGTATCCGGAAAAAGATCGAGATCAGCCATGATTCCCTTAATAAAGAAATGGAATGGTTGGAATCGTTGATCGCGATACGTTGTAAAGAACTGTTTTTACAAGGTAAACTGGATTTTGAACCGGTTGATGAAATCCCTGAATTGCCCAAAACGGATTCGGATTCACCTTATGGAATTATCGTCAACACCTATAAACTTCAGGAAATGGATCGGGTCGTATTGGCTTTAGGTATTGCATCGGCTCATTACCCGTCGTTATTTAAATCGTTTATACAAATTGAAGAAAGCAGTAGCGCATTAGCAATTGATGTTGGCGGTGAATACAACAAAACAAACCGATCGTTTAAGCCGACATTTCAGACCGCACTTTTTTTACTGGCCGGAAAGGATTTGTCCTTATGGTCCAATTATAACGCAAAACTAATATCGGGAAGTGTCTTATTGCAAAATGATATTATCTACAATCGTACGGACACCGACTTTATTTACGGAAAAATTGAATTGGATAGGGCGTATTTAAATTATTTCCTGTCGGGTACAAAACCACGATTGGATCACGGAGCCTATTTTCCGGGGAGTTTATACGAATCGGATCTGACATTGGACGATATTGTTTTGGAACCGATGGTAAGAGAACAGATAAAACCGATAGGGCAATATATTAAAGCATTGGAAAGCGGTTTTTTTAAAAGCAAGGAGCACCATTTTAAATCCGGGTTTATTGCTTTATTCTACGGCGCACCCGGAACCGGAAAAACAATGCTGGCCGGGATTTTAGCAAATACGTATGGTATCGAGATGTACCATGTTGACCTTTCGCAGGTGGTTAGTAAATACATTGGTGAAACCGAAAAAAACCTGGAGATACTGTTTAACCGTTTACAGGGAAAAAACTGCATGCTTTTCTTTGATGAAGCCGATTCATTATTCGGAAAGCGTTCGGATGTAAAAGATGCACACGATCGTTATGCGAATCAGGAAGTGTCGTATTTACTGCAACGAATAGAAAAATTTGACGGACTTACGGTTTTGGCTTCCAACTTTGAAAACAATATGGACGATGCCTTTAAACGTCGGATCGATTTGTCGATTAATATCATCCGTCCGACCGAAGCTACCCGGGAAGCCCTTTGGAAGCAATACCTGCCTAAAAATGTAACGTTCGAAAGCGACGCTTTTTTAAAACATCTGGCGAAAGATTATTCCTATACCGGTTCCAATATCCGTAACATCATGAAAAATGTAGCGATAGCACTGCATAATGAAGGCGGAAAAAGAATTACACAGGAGTTGATCAGTCCTTTTTTAGCGGTCGAAAGCGAAAAAGCTTTCGGAAAAAATCAAGCTCGTGTCAACACTTTTATCAGGAGACCGGAATAAAATAAATAAGATGGAATTTGTATCTCCTTCCTTTTCTGAATTTCTGGAAGAACCGGTTGATTATTCAGATGAATAGATCCGGCTGAACTTAGAGATCCCAAAACAAGAAAACCATAAGCAACTACTTATGGTTTTCTTGTTTTGGGACTAATATCTACTATTTAGTATTACTGTTTTAATAAAAATTAATGCTTCGTAATAATTAACATTTTAAAAATTATTTCGAATACTGTTCTTCACTTACTTTTTCCATCCAGGTTACGGCAATACCGTTTATTTCTTCCTGAATAGCGATATGGCTCATGGCTTTGTTTGGAGAAGCACCATGCCAGTGTTTTTCGTTCGGCTCAAAATAAATAACATCACCGGGTTGTATTTCAAAAACAGCTTCGCCTTCTTTTTGTACCCAACCTAATCCGGAAACAACGATAAGTGTTTGTCCGGCCGGATGGGTATGCCATGCGGTTCTTGCACCGGGTTCAAAAGTAACCAAATTACCGGCTGCTCGGGTTGTTGCTTCTTTTGCAAATAAAGGATCAATTCTTACAGCTCCCGTAAACCAGTCTTCGCTTCCTTTTATCGATGACTGTGTACCGTTTTTTATAATTTTCATACTAGTATTTTTAGCTATTTCCGTTATTTTTCAGAGTAAATCCATTTAGAATAATTCCTTTTAAAAGAAAGGAGTAGCGATCATTATTTCATTTCGTTATTCGGTCTTTAACTGAATAAAGTCTACAATTAGCTTTACAACTTGTTTGTTTTTGTCGTAACCGACATAGCGAGGGTAGATACCGTCGCCCCATCCGGAACCGAACATGATTATGTTGGTATTCGAATTTACAGGTGTATAATTAATCCAGTCTTCTCCTCTTGAACTTTCAGGAATGTTGGCGTTTACTAGAAAATGTGTTTCTAAGATATCAGTATAATAATTACCGTCTTTGTTATTCGCATAAAAGTTGTCAATCTCGTCATTATACGACTTCCACGTTTCGAAATCCGAAAAACTTCCTAATCCGGTTTCAACAGGGAAAATGCCGTTCATTTTTTTCTCAAAGTCATCACTCAACAGTGCTTCTGAAATTAATGAAAATTCCCAACTAACCGGAATTTCGTCTTTGAAGCTAAGTTCGGCATAAGCAACGCGTCCTTTAAAATGATCATCAAGTCCGATGTACAGATAAACGGGATAATCTCCGGGTGGAACACTCCAGGATTGCGGTAGCCCTAATTCTCGATATAACGGATCTGTACAAACAACTTGTCCGCTGGGTACTATAAGATTGCCGGCAAAAAACCGATCGTACGATTGATTTGTTTTTAGATTTTCAAAATCGGAATAGTTGAACTCGGCAGCTTCGTTAAAGATGATTTGCTTTACTTTTTTATTTGTAGGGTTTTGTTCGGCTTGTGCGGTATTATCGTATAGTTCCATAATTATTTTGCTGTTATTTTGGTTGTTCAACTAAATAACGGGTTGTATCCGTATTTAGCTCTTTCCGTTAATTATTCGGATCAAACTCGATTATCCACTCAATGCCGTATTGGTCTCTGAACATAGCAAAATAGGAACCCCACGGACTATCTGAAATGGGCATTTCAATTGCTCCGCCTGCGGAAAGACGCTGAAATAAGCGATCCGCCTCTTCTTTACTTTCAGCGCTAATTGAAATTTTACTTCTGTTTTCATTTTCATTCACACGACCTAAAAATTCCGGAACATCATTTCCAATCAGTACATTACTCGTACCGATGGGTAGTGCAATATGCATAATCTTATTTTCTTCCTTTTCGCTGATTTGAAATTCCGTGTTTTTTAAATCTTTAAATCGGATAACTTTTGAAAATTCCCCGCCAAAAGCAGCTCTGTAAAATTCAAATGCTTCTTCAGCATTACCGTTGAAGTTAATATGTGGATTGATCAGTGCCATAATTGTATTGTTTTAGATTTACGATTTGTTTGCAATGATAAGAGGCAGTTTTGTTGTGTCGCCGGTTAATTGGTTCGAAGATCTTTCGTCTTAGCGTTTTCAATCTCAGAAAGATCAAAATCATTTTCGGTTATAAAGGTTGCTGTAATCTGCTTGGGTTGACCAACGGGATTAAGCCGCAGTAAATCGCTGTCGTCGTTTAGTTCCGTTAAAAATGCCGTTTCGGAATTTGCTTCACCGATTATAATCCACGGTTTTCCGAATTCCGTTTCCATATAGTAAACATTCAACTCCAAATTTCCGTTGTCGTGATACAATTTTTCGCCAATCGGATCACCTTGAAATTCACCGATAAGTTCAAAGTTTACTTGTCCGTTTTGATGATACTTTTTTCCGATTTCAGCTAAAATAAAATCCCGTTTAAGCTGCTCGATTTGGTTGCCTAAATCTTCCTGAACCTGGGAAGCATTAGAAAAACCGGGTCTTTCTGTTCGGAGTAAGAAGTATTTTTCCTCATTTTGAGTGCTATAAAGATAGAAAATTGTCAATTCACTTGCCATAAATAAGTAGTCAAAAATTAGCAGTCGTGTTCGTTGTAAGGTATATAGTACTTGTTATGTACCGTTTTTTTTATCGATTAAAATGCTCTAAAATCTGTATTATTTCTACGAGATAATTTATTTCTAAATTTAATGTTTTATTTCCGTCACGGTTAATTTCTACAGCATTTTCAGCAGTATTGTATTTTATAAGCAGTTCGGATCCTTCAATTTCCCAAGAATATTCATTGTTGTTTTCTTTGCAAAGCTGACCGGCATAGGGTTTTCTTACGTAGTTGGGATCTTCCCAAATCTGTTTTGCAATTTTAGTCAATAATTCGATTATTTCTTCATTGTCAGTGGCTGTAA contains:
- a CDS encoding ferritin-like protein; its protein translation is MQTQTQTTVTDNPSWNIKHLHEHLQYAADLELWTIPFYMSAMYSVIDRTSDAFQLIQTIVNQEMLHLQSAANIANAYGYSPKITPPVYSGQTIPHLDFNLDVPNPTSEYQPYSAEIGPLDISRINAMCLVEYPDWDSSSKPSLKENVKEYANIADFYKALEYGAGQFKNQIKGGINQVNHFSAFYRNLSNMNISENGSDGFYQVKMLINLITDQGEGASQQVQIKDAFQNTADDKFMEDDHFDKFMQIKQAKQLQPTYPVKPESEYTAYDKELLHILKEHFAELCRSIELLFAGENPADFVRVMISVGAAIQNCWKNGVTPQFS
- a CDS encoding Ig-like domain-containing protein, which produces MKHMVSAIAVLALCTTVNAQKIYTSDITNFWSAYDKMQQTDQNKKQVLEELFLNKKTDGLTAFMSIKKFNEEDYLKAIEKYPQFWNSIRPNTLIDAKKIKSINKALERLKVLYPNNSKGNIYYTIGTFVSGGTTNKEDLLLGIEKIVGDKNTVVSEFENKNLQKMFRYINASQLEQITVHEFIHTFQKNGEVNVLSKAIKEGSCDLIAELALNTKFVSQYIDYGYKNYDAVRTAFQKEMFGQHFSNWFFNSDINEHPDLGYFVGYVISKKYYENAKDKKKAIKDIIDLDFDNETAVLTFLEQSNYFNDAVAVRKLWSTHKENQPKVVSILEFENGNQQVSTDIKKIQIVFSKPMHDKVSINFSKNGKEHFPLKNIVGLDESKTILTVETSELKPNTEYDFYITDRGTKSADGYSFAQAEYKIAFRTK
- a CDS encoding CynX/NimT family MFS transporter, with the protein product MKKNKERLPWLGLLVVLLIAGNLRSPITAVSPILGEIREVLNLSNVQGSLLTSIPLIVFAGCSILISRIAAKTNINYGLLFSLVILITGLYFRVSGTIPMLYIGSFLLGLGICIGNVTTPAYIKNVFPEKIGIVTGIFSVAMNLLAALASGFSIRIGEWTKMGWKGSLGIWIVWAFLALIIVMADIFNAKGKPVKAQSAKVASTFSIFRSKQAWSISVFMGLQSLLYYCLVAFLPTILIEYGMDKTNAGWVISIMQLAMLPVMFIGPVIAAKMDDQKILIYGLGLLMFTGVLLLAVFKTRYVYIAAMLIGMASGLAFSLCLLFFSLKSKTTEGTLKISGKAQSVGYAIAACGPPLFGMFHDWDSTWQTSFYFLMGIVLIMTVIGRWAARPRYIEEH
- a CDS encoding amidase domain-containing protein, with amino-acid sequence MALINFFANPDSYTPGYYTTILDAATAIATPFLVQQKNQTIPGVNVSGKQVAYNGNLFTVSTDYINPGKNYYIPTPDAFSVVWPTQNQFPNAAYDPATSSFNANIDCVGFASRVLIAVGNNELAQNAFCLFKSQVDTDQAHFAALGWVPSAFEFAVAVPVLLSGRWSYVSGNVYVPGIKKQKNDGNYNGAPKSGFSTAQAGDIVCMAYQNGESNGHFMVLTEAPEPVSLSLFENLSGSVSNAYRISVYDSTASGSSLHFNDSRSGDNDTDSGVGYGQLYMFTDNTDVPVGFIFGPWKGGMEEPHYLYDPYASQTSNLEVVAISIGRFR
- a CDS encoding Atu1372/SO_1960 family protein; translation: MKRISGLLTVLIVLLNLSTAMAQDYTTRILVLIHSDNGGTYELAKEIAKGIETHKAVKAVIKQVKASTNPKLKAIPVATVAELTSYDGIAFGSPVYFGNISTPMSEFLSGTVNLWTNHALEGMPATVFMSAGSGAGNELAVQAFWNSLAVHGMVLVSNGIRGYENIDKNIPQGNTVLGTTSLASHKTVERPSEGERYIARLQGEHFAKVVTALKGTFTKKTLAATETKKEKDIEAVLKEKNIIIPQAPNPVGNYTVFSRSGNLVFINQVALKEGKIFNPGKVGVTITEEQAKEASKQTMLNVMAVLKNAVGGDLNRVKKCVQLTGYFNTKEDYTRHADLMNPASDLVVAILGENGKHARGTMGVLSLPLNSAVEIQAIFEVE
- a CDS encoding AraC family transcriptional regulator → MQKCGLTEKSPGQYVDTIATDAYVWYEENWQHDEYDHSHQRYQLTYVEEGYQYFHIEKKIYLVPQNHVIWIPTGKEHRTTSEAKTVNLMLVLFKSVSELEFYQNVHVFSAPAVLKEMLRYASKWNKVLTEDTEQQIFLQAIQNSLPHFCKESSGLQIPVPTDSRLIPICSYINANYQYHFDSDVLADKAKMSIRSLQRIFKQETGITLQKYMQLIRILKSIELIDTQQFTLSEIAFKVGYQSLPAFTSSYYAIMKTKPKLKR